One stretch of Halapricum desulfuricans DNA includes these proteins:
- a CDS encoding helix-turn-helix domain-containing protein — protein sequence MSDAPAFESVTDPAEIEPGETRDLWVMLRVYVGGDCPLTRVTGDVENVDLQQMHGECRATIVTREDDDVSVLQTRQEMGQDCISQVFHQHGCVPHVVDADEDSITVTVYPDSRETIPDLVDSIQDLGYVLDIERLVGVSPELIGDSTVLCDLSVLTEKQREAVELAVARGYYARDGDVDMASMADELDISKSALSRRLKSAEAKLMLEFISQSRDC from the coding sequence ATGTCAGACGCCCCGGCGTTCGAGTCCGTGACCGACCCCGCGGAGATTGAACCCGGTGAGACGCGGGACCTGTGGGTCATGCTCCGGGTGTACGTCGGCGGCGACTGTCCGCTGACGCGTGTCACGGGCGACGTCGAAAACGTCGACCTCCAACAGATGCACGGCGAGTGCCGGGCGACGATCGTCACCCGTGAGGACGACGACGTCAGCGTCCTCCAGACCCGCCAGGAGATGGGGCAAGACTGTATCTCGCAGGTGTTTCACCAGCACGGGTGTGTTCCCCACGTCGTCGACGCCGACGAGGACTCGATCACTGTGACTGTCTACCCCGACTCGCGGGAGACGATCCCCGACCTCGTCGACTCGATTCAGGACCTCGGTTACGTCCTCGATATCGAACGGCTGGTCGGCGTGAGTCCGGAACTGATCGGCGACTCGACCGTTCTCTGTGATCTCTCAGTCCTGACTGAAAAGCAACGCGAGGCCGTCGAACTCGCGGTTGCCCGCGGATACTACGCCCGTGACGGGGACGTCGACATGGCCTCGATGGCCGACGAACTCGACATTTCGAAGTCCGCCCTCTCGCGACGGCTCAAGTCCG
- a CDS encoding universal stress protein has translation MYDDILYPTDGSPGAMAALEHVRDLAEQYDATVHVLSVLDTTQPALGLGDDPDKRRAPGMVGHQEGGGEGMIGHRETAEDMHEHERERAEAVVDEVTSQLGSVDTRAVVQEGAPHEVILDHAEDADMIVMGTHGYSGIERYLLGSIAEKVVRMADVPVVTVRADEES, from the coding sequence ATGTACGACGATATCCTCTATCCGACGGACGGAAGTCCCGGAGCGATGGCGGCGCTCGAGCACGTCCGCGATCTGGCCGAACAGTACGACGCGACGGTACATGTGCTGTCAGTGCTCGACACGACTCAGCCCGCGCTGGGGCTCGGCGACGACCCCGACAAGAGACGGGCTCCGGGGATGGTCGGTCATCAGGAAGGCGGTGGGGAAGGGATGATCGGTCATCGAGAAACGGCCGAGGACATGCACGAACACGAGCGGGAACGCGCAGAGGCCGTCGTCGACGAAGTCACCAGCCAACTCGGGTCGGTGGACACTCGGGCTGTCGTGCAGGAAGGTGCACCCCACGAGGTCATCCTCGACCACGCTGAGGACGCGGACATGATCGTGATGGGAACGCACGGCTACTCCGGGATCGAACGGTACCTGCTGGGCAGTATCGCCGAGAAAGTCGTCCGGATGGCCGACGTGCCTGTTGTGACAGTCCGTGCCGACGAGGAGAGCTAG
- a CDS encoding M48 family metalloprotease yields the protein MNRSALRTAMIAIGVSLLIVYVAAAVLVYELVVFLVRSPPDLATALVTISTMTVLAAYLSYRFGTRQLLAGLDAVEIDHRHAPQLFRRLDRLQSSMGVDRPRVVVARLGVPNAFALGGLNSGVIVFDLSLLRMLTSDEREAILAHELAHLERYDALVQTVAYSALRTLVGLVMIPLLPLLLVVTGIARGWAWISGRPDTWSRNPLMLVYQWVSLGVTVLVLGLTMLVRAHSRRRELAADDRAVEVTGRPLALARALRKIQRAGERERGLLATLYVRGDEDGPLTRLLSTHPPMDDRIDRLLDRAGTDSLSGHRIPIE from the coding sequence ATGAACCGGTCGGCGTTGCGGACGGCGATGATCGCGATCGGCGTGTCGCTGCTGATCGTCTACGTCGCGGCGGCGGTCCTCGTCTACGAACTGGTGGTCTTTCTGGTCCGTTCCCCGCCGGACCTCGCGACGGCGCTGGTGACGATCAGCACAATGACCGTGCTCGCAGCCTACCTCAGCTACCGGTTCGGGACGCGGCAGTTACTCGCCGGGCTCGACGCGGTCGAGATCGATCACCGCCACGCCCCGCAGTTGTTCCGACGGCTCGATCGCCTCCAGTCGTCGATGGGCGTCGACCGTCCGCGCGTCGTCGTCGCCCGGCTGGGCGTGCCGAACGCCTTCGCCCTCGGCGGGCTCAACTCGGGCGTGATCGTGTTCGATCTGTCGCTGCTTCGCATGCTCACCTCCGACGAGCGCGAGGCGATCCTCGCACACGAACTCGCCCATCTCGAGCGCTACGACGCCCTCGTGCAGACAGTCGCCTACAGCGCGCTCCGGACGCTCGTCGGGCTGGTCATGATCCCGCTGTTGCCGCTGTTGCTCGTGGTGACTGGGATCGCGCGCGGCTGGGCGTGGATCAGTGGTCGACCCGATACCTGGAGCCGGAATCCGCTCATGCTCGTCTATCAGTGGGTGAGTCTGGGCGTGACAGTGCTGGTGCTGGGACTGACGATGCTGGTCCGTGCTCACTCTCGTCGGCGGGAACTCGCTGCCGACGACCGGGCCGTCGAGGTGACCGGCAGGCCGCTGGCGCTCGCGCGCGCTCTCCGGAAGATCCAGCGCGCCGGCGAACGCGAACGGGGACTGCTGGCGACGCTGTACGTCCGGGGTGACGAGGACGGACCCCTGACGCGGCTGCTCTCTACGCATCCGCCGATGGACGACCGGATCGACCGACTGCTCGACCGCGCCGGGACCGACTCGCTTTCCGGGCATCGGATCCCGATCGAGTGA